A DNA window from Delphinus delphis chromosome 6, mDelDel1.2, whole genome shotgun sequence contains the following coding sequences:
- the LOC132427383 gene encoding interferon alpha-1-like → MAPTVSLLLALVLLSCNSNCSLGCDLPQTHSLANTRALMLLRQMRRISPFSCLKDRNDFGFPQEAFGGNQFQKAQAIAVVHEMIQQTFQLFSTEGSAAAWDETLLDKFCTALYQQLTDLQACLMQEAGLEGTPLLKEDSILAVRKYFHRITVYLQEKKYSPCAWEIVRAEVMRSFSSSTNL, encoded by the coding sequence ATGGCCCCAACTGTGTCCTTACTCCTGGCCCTGGTGCTGCTCAGCTGCAACTCCAACTGCTCTCTGGGCTGCGACCTGCCTCAGACCCACAGCCTGGCTAACACGAGGGCCCTGATGCTCCTGCGACAGATGAGGAGAatctcccccttctcctgcctGAAGGACAGAAATGACTTTGGATTCCCCCAGGAGGCGTTTGGAGGCAACCAGTTCCAGAAGGCTCAAGCCATCGCTGTCGTCCATGAGATGATCCAGCAGACCTTCCAGCTCTTCAGCACAGAGGGCTCGGCTGCCGCTTGGGATGAGACCCTCCTGGACAAGTTCTGCACTGCACTTTATCAGCAGCTCACTGACCTGCAAGCCTGTCTGATGCAGGAGGCGGGGCTGGAAGGGACTCCCCTGCTCAAGGAGGACTCCATCCTGGCTGTGAGGAAATACTTCCACAGAATCACTGTCTATCTGCAAGAGAAGAAGTACAGCCCTTGTGCCTGGGAGATTGTCAGAGCAGAAGTCATGAGATCCTTCTCTTCATCAACGAACTTGTAA